In the genome of Nocardioides marmoribigeumensis, one region contains:
- a CDS encoding SpvB/TcaC N-terminal domain-containing protein translates to MSTRLYSLRTTIDEARGRVLGRGSRFSGRWRVSTLLALALALMFLRPVAYTGEASGSPADGYLDDVPDTTPAGLGDVDLTSLQYADPTEGVDVMQPPVAAPDGGASASLPLSLPAGRAGVQPDLALSYDSGGGNGWTGVGWDLSAGAITLDTEFGAPRYLAAKESETYQLDGDRLFPNAIRTDLATRTNPKEDFVRTVDNEREHIARYGSGPADYCWKVSDKEGNTRYYGGEPNDAGTCDRDPSAILSTAGSSGVDGGGTGDFFWGLTWVEDISGNVMRYRYDKQSGVSFGLKSESGGDPTGVSIYLRSIEYTGFRWADTDNPDEPAYRVTFLRDGDVSGASRRKDFGVDASSGRPVVVKDLLRRVRVDYLSPEHYDDGAAPQLVKGWRLTYDQSGPYDKSLLTKVTEFGSDGEDGPEHVFTWYDDVHAADGTYQGFGPSEQWGRSGTAGPNSHVNIAAQSALGTSYRGGADGGSYIGFNPVIPSKIGSFGGSFNIAGGQSVTESTLVDLNGDGLPDRVWADGGVIKYRPNLHRPGGSVNPSDLSWFGPEKTISGIDSLGRSSDLRIDLHFEAYPVVAIQVGGGFGFSFGQEYFTDANGDGRVDFIKGDRSVWYNVLDPATGTPKFVSSKAIDPIAQHLEVPLDDFVSDLADSMPQSVTDLLTDSSPRIDTVRRWVAPFTGDVEVTGPVSLTDGASYDGDGAQVSIEHHETTRWKTVLDASTTSASPDVTFHVDAGDQVWFRVHVIKTAAGDHVTWDPTVTYTGASGWATDAQGRSQSTYHASSDFTTFGRTGARTSLTDPGSTQVEVTLTPGAKLSDDVEVVLLSGRGHGAGTATTIATLPQHTDAAVTGTKTLTVTAPSTNPGAKADDTSDDYEESDWIEVHVVSDSPVDPTKLGVQITLSNPSAPDPALQLTADDQSTVDDLDVPLDIPVVPDVRVFGRSTLTSSYVPWTAPKTGKASLRVVLDSSGLTPSFSTKDSEKPRSSDMAITVKRPDDGLVAKKTFVATEKNDTLVTKRRFDEDQTLTFDVTEGRTYWLDVSAADPAVGARLADQHGVSSTIHVTYQGKDGDGNDVDVNTADVDSGAPLSWPDVDGVFPSANRGWGYAGYNADADGAQGGDPLVESQFDVKDDFSSYDKDTDIPDAPTPGDARGGSVSPSDFDEVFPFIPWVSAGSDVADQWRSGPKATIFGKAGDLQADRLGEDIVVPKAGAASQGRRAPLMTSVDGDFNIMVGLIANFTAAAGGGREINEFEDYNGDGLPDVRSGSSIEMTGPRGAKAGEVQIGENPFDTSLALGGGLSGSAIAISPKSKSGAVKGSGPNKTSKKTSRGMNVGLGFDLGAEWTNPIADGEAQASTSGHGDKNTITSDLADSREGLTPAAGASGTIFERGMEDMNGDGLPDRVDTYTSGEIWVRLNLGYRFADKAVQWSTGRLSYGKNVTGNLSAGFQFDAYEFAGGIAYSESVGYDLMSWDDIDGDGVPDRTNKVRGGGDGEPRTVFGSADGMGRTEVDFGNYFHGNVRVDANKADTTLADSNGDMAGVSLPGGQTSVSRSTSLTGGVDFSIYIGPICLVACYVVINPGVHGGYDRSTDQVQLTDVNGDGYPDSVRSTSDNDLQVRLNQHGRTNLLESVTNPLGGQFRLDYERTGNTTTSPESTWVMKSVEMEDGRSGDGVDVQKSTFDYSGALWDPALREQLGFSKVVEKQLGAGGATLRSFERTYRNATPFDEGLLVRETTKDASGATLQDRRYAYALLDADPHSPDFGSTVDATGLPAVGAADRFDLLDRAMDPVLTRDDLRGYDAAGHEQQQLTDYTYDELGNVKGVHDGNESETTGDDTFTQVTYPQCATRSGDRVLGPDDSWVSVPQTVTVFGSDHAGGDVMQRRDGGPDLCVNAAPVRLAELVSPASQNDCHQDLYGITEMTFDAHGSVNSVARPDSERPACDDYPAAHVESDDLTFDGCSSLDAEADARRSCVDYVFDPHRFTDIAEVTDNHGIGSSATYDPLTGRLATRTDENGNVTSFTYDALGRTASVAAPREHGDGRTTITFEHGPSSARLDPSGPHIWAAAHQYDAFHPANTIDTATFVDGLGRVVQHKRDANVDGVDAEVRVVEGAVEYDALGRATKEWYPTVERASARPLSAYNTNTSESGQADAGVPVTAPFVRTFDLLDRLTKQVLPDGSQETMAYDYAVIPDPNHVYSSVADGPLTLAHLTSTDVLGKKDEAWSDVGDAVYLRKETPVSANNPDGSAGPMASLPSASPVIAARRVKASVGTPGPISTYYEYDRLGRLTAVVDAAGARTTHVYDPKDNDIATTTPDGGLVARTFAPAGNALTETRARGTTATYLWDRDRMVGTDYSDSTPDVSYTYGEAGADENGAGRVVEVVDGAMDRTYGYDVDGNVARETATQDPDPFGKGAVDDPASWTTRWAYDSLARVKRLTYPNGEVLEHDYDLGGRPTSLVSHTPQSDLYDQYGNVVHRPDLVLHYVDGVTYDQFGATVSRMDGNGVRTRSTYEPTRRFLASVKTDSTVKQQYDGSTSVARPLQRLQYTYDAAGNVRDAVNRLYDNGTATKVTGLGPVPENNVPGPSQQAYTYDGFYRLTGGVGTYVDRQQNRDFNLTVDYAPNGNLLGKTQATTTTGTTGKTGGKKGTAAASLASAGLVLSASTVRAGKPGPGGGGTTTTTTCDSDTTSGGGTANQDLHNTFTQTASDVEYLKNADGTTSHKLKKRGPRTYTYDATGNLTGWREPCAGGTSEVRRSWEWDAENRVTRIHDGNNDTVYRYDAEGDRTLEWGPGGHLWFVNDHWNTANDGHRYANVYLGTELVAIHRTSPDKVQTQPASCTDTTETMCACPKGGACVVAAATSCSSGQLYDPGTSTCQPRPEVNIHHLHKDLQGSLRVATDEVGGVFQYLDYLPTGKPWVLGQSTIKDTPYLFGSGWTDATYDLVNFGARWFAPREQAFLSPEPLLAEDPMAAVDDPSLLSAYTYAAANPLRYVDPTGGAPREAFDFGTDFSKHQRGTFTISDESRAKRPGPAITFGGRNDGTTQKRIDAWDDANSKAGEFSTALKIEQGDDGSWKVKFFGVGKKDAKKSPAPDPQAGDSGDDDAAAPQAAPTVADPQAPNAVPAAAAQPGGAGADDAGAAQAAPPAAAPADAAAAGDDAGGDQPAPPPPPPPPPAPAAPAAPGPDKE, encoded by the coding sequence ATGTCCACTCGCCTGTACTCGCTGCGCACGACCATCGACGAGGCGAGGGGACGGGTCCTCGGTCGCGGCAGCCGGTTCTCCGGGCGGTGGCGGGTCTCGACGCTGCTGGCCCTCGCCCTGGCGCTGATGTTCCTGCGCCCGGTCGCCTACACCGGCGAGGCGAGCGGCAGCCCGGCCGACGGCTACCTCGACGACGTGCCGGACACCACCCCGGCCGGCCTGGGGGACGTCGACCTGACCAGTCTGCAGTACGCCGACCCGACCGAGGGCGTGGACGTGATGCAGCCGCCGGTCGCGGCACCCGACGGTGGTGCGAGCGCCTCCCTGCCGCTGAGCCTGCCGGCCGGACGGGCCGGCGTGCAGCCCGACCTCGCGCTCTCCTACGACTCCGGCGGCGGCAACGGCTGGACCGGCGTGGGCTGGGACCTCTCGGCCGGGGCGATCACCCTCGACACCGAGTTCGGTGCGCCGCGCTACCTCGCCGCCAAGGAGTCCGAGACCTACCAGCTCGACGGGGACCGGCTGTTCCCCAACGCCATCCGCACCGACCTCGCCACGCGGACGAACCCCAAGGAGGACTTCGTCCGCACGGTCGACAACGAGCGCGAGCACATCGCGCGCTACGGCAGCGGACCGGCCGACTACTGCTGGAAGGTCAGCGACAAGGAGGGCAACACCCGCTACTACGGGGGCGAGCCCAACGACGCGGGCACCTGCGACCGCGACCCCTCGGCGATCCTGTCGACCGCCGGCAGCTCCGGGGTGGACGGCGGCGGCACCGGTGACTTCTTCTGGGGGCTCACCTGGGTCGAGGACATCAGCGGCAACGTGATGCGCTACCGCTACGACAAGCAGTCCGGGGTCTCCTTCGGGCTCAAGTCGGAGTCGGGCGGCGACCCGACCGGGGTGTCGATCTACCTCCGCTCGATCGAGTACACCGGATTCCGCTGGGCGGACACGGACAACCCTGACGAGCCGGCCTACCGGGTGACCTTCCTGCGGGACGGGGACGTCTCCGGCGCCAGCCGACGCAAGGACTTCGGCGTCGACGCCAGCAGCGGACGCCCCGTGGTGGTCAAGGACCTGCTGCGCCGGGTCAGGGTCGACTACCTCAGCCCCGAGCACTACGACGACGGAGCGGCACCCCAGCTGGTCAAGGGCTGGCGCCTGACCTACGACCAGAGCGGGCCCTACGACAAGTCGCTGCTGACCAAGGTGACCGAGTTCGGCAGCGACGGCGAGGACGGGCCCGAGCACGTCTTCACGTGGTACGACGACGTGCACGCCGCGGACGGGACCTACCAGGGATTCGGTCCCAGCGAGCAGTGGGGGCGGTCCGGCACGGCGGGCCCCAACAGCCACGTCAACATCGCGGCGCAGAGCGCCCTGGGCACGTCCTACCGCGGCGGCGCGGACGGGGGGAGCTACATCGGCTTCAACCCGGTCATCCCCAGCAAGATCGGCTCCTTCGGCGGGTCGTTCAACATCGCGGGCGGCCAGTCGGTCACCGAGAGCACCCTGGTCGACCTCAACGGCGACGGCCTTCCCGACCGGGTGTGGGCCGACGGGGGCGTGATCAAGTACCGCCCCAACCTGCACCGTCCCGGCGGGAGCGTGAACCCCTCCGACCTGTCGTGGTTCGGCCCGGAGAAGACCATCTCCGGCATCGACTCCCTGGGTCGCTCCAGCGACCTGCGCATCGACCTGCACTTCGAGGCCTACCCGGTCGTGGCGATCCAGGTCGGCGGCGGCTTCGGCTTCTCCTTCGGCCAGGAGTACTTCACCGACGCCAACGGTGACGGACGCGTCGACTTCATCAAGGGCGACCGCTCGGTCTGGTACAACGTGCTCGACCCGGCCACCGGCACCCCCAAGTTCGTCAGCAGCAAGGCGATCGACCCGATCGCGCAGCACCTCGAGGTCCCGCTCGACGACTTCGTCTCCGACCTGGCCGACTCCATGCCCCAGTCGGTGACCGACCTCCTCACCGACTCCAGCCCGCGTATCGACACCGTCCGCCGGTGGGTCGCGCCCTTCACCGGCGACGTCGAGGTCACCGGTCCCGTCTCGCTCACCGATGGTGCGAGCTACGACGGCGACGGCGCCCAGGTCAGCATCGAGCACCACGAGACGACGAGGTGGAAGACGGTCCTCGACGCGTCCACGACCTCGGCGAGCCCTGACGTCACCTTCCACGTGGACGCCGGCGACCAGGTCTGGTTCCGCGTCCACGTGATCAAGACCGCTGCGGGCGACCACGTCACGTGGGACCCGACGGTCACCTACACCGGCGCCTCGGGCTGGGCGACGGACGCGCAGGGACGCAGCCAGTCGACGTACCACGCCTCGAGCGACTTCACGACGTTCGGCCGGACCGGTGCGCGCACCAGCCTGACCGACCCCGGCAGCACCCAGGTCGAGGTGACGCTGACGCCCGGCGCGAAGCTCTCCGACGACGTCGAGGTGGTGCTGCTCTCCGGCCGCGGGCACGGCGCCGGCACGGCCACGACGATCGCGACCCTCCCGCAGCACACCGACGCCGCGGTCACCGGGACCAAGACCCTCACCGTGACCGCCCCGTCGACCAACCCGGGCGCGAAGGCCGACGACACCTCCGACGACTACGAGGAGAGCGACTGGATCGAGGTCCACGTCGTCAGCGACTCGCCCGTCGACCCCACCAAGCTGGGCGTCCAGATCACCCTGTCCAACCCCTCCGCGCCGGACCCGGCCCTGCAGCTGACCGCGGACGACCAGTCGACCGTCGACGACCTCGACGTCCCGCTGGACATCCCGGTCGTGCCCGACGTCCGGGTCTTCGGTCGGAGCACCCTGACGTCGAGCTACGTCCCGTGGACCGCCCCGAAGACCGGCAAGGCGTCGCTGCGGGTCGTGCTCGACTCCTCCGGCCTCACCCCGTCCTTCAGCACGAAGGACAGCGAGAAGCCGCGCTCGAGCGACATGGCGATCACCGTGAAGCGGCCGGACGACGGCCTGGTCGCCAAGAAGACGTTCGTCGCGACGGAGAAGAACGACACCCTGGTCACCAAGCGTCGCTTCGACGAGGACCAGACGCTCACCTTCGACGTCACGGAGGGCAGGACCTACTGGCTCGACGTCAGTGCCGCCGATCCTGCGGTGGGGGCACGGCTCGCTGACCAGCACGGCGTCAGCTCGACCATCCACGTCACCTACCAGGGCAAGGACGGCGACGGCAACGACGTCGACGTCAACACCGCCGACGTCGACTCCGGCGCACCGCTCAGCTGGCCCGACGTCGACGGGGTCTTCCCCTCGGCCAACCGGGGCTGGGGCTACGCCGGCTACAACGCCGACGCCGACGGCGCGCAGGGCGGCGACCCGCTCGTGGAGTCGCAGTTCGACGTCAAGGACGACTTCAGCTCCTACGACAAGGACACCGACATCCCCGACGCGCCCACCCCGGGCGACGCGCGGGGCGGGTCGGTGAGCCCGTCGGACTTCGACGAGGTCTTCCCGTTCATCCCGTGGGTCTCGGCCGGCAGCGACGTGGCCGACCAGTGGCGCTCCGGCCCCAAGGCCACGATCTTCGGCAAGGCCGGGGACCTGCAGGCCGACCGGCTGGGCGAGGACATCGTCGTGCCCAAGGCGGGTGCGGCCTCGCAGGGCCGGCGAGCGCCCCTGATGACCTCGGTCGACGGTGACTTCAACATCATGGTCGGCCTCATCGCCAACTTCACCGCGGCCGCCGGCGGCGGGCGCGAGATCAACGAGTTCGAGGACTACAACGGCGACGGGCTGCCCGACGTCCGTTCGGGGAGCTCGATCGAGATGACCGGTCCTCGCGGCGCGAAGGCCGGCGAGGTCCAGATCGGCGAGAACCCCTTCGACACCTCGCTCGCCCTCGGTGGAGGACTGAGCGGGTCGGCGATCGCGATCTCACCGAAGAGCAAGAGCGGGGCGGTCAAGGGCAGCGGCCCCAACAAGACCTCGAAGAAGACCTCCCGCGGCATGAACGTCGGGCTGGGGTTCGACCTCGGCGCGGAGTGGACCAACCCGATCGCCGACGGCGAGGCGCAGGCGTCCACCAGTGGTCACGGTGACAAGAACACGATCACCTCGGACCTGGCCGACTCGCGTGAGGGCCTGACGCCCGCGGCCGGGGCCTCGGGGACGATCTTCGAGCGCGGCATGGAGGACATGAACGGCGACGGCCTGCCCGACCGGGTCGACACCTACACCTCGGGCGAGATCTGGGTGCGGCTCAACCTCGGCTACCGCTTCGCCGACAAGGCGGTGCAGTGGTCCACCGGGCGCCTGTCCTACGGAAAGAACGTGACCGGCAACCTGTCGGCCGGCTTCCAGTTCGACGCCTACGAGTTCGCCGGCGGCATCGCCTACAGCGAGTCCGTGGGCTACGACCTGATGAGCTGGGACGACATCGACGGCGACGGCGTGCCGGACCGCACCAACAAGGTGCGTGGTGGCGGCGACGGCGAGCCGCGCACGGTGTTCGGCTCCGCGGACGGCATGGGCCGCACCGAGGTCGACTTCGGCAACTACTTCCACGGCAACGTGCGGGTCGACGCCAACAAGGCGGACACCACCCTGGCCGACAGCAACGGCGACATGGCCGGCGTCAGCCTGCCCGGCGGCCAGACGTCGGTGTCCCGCTCGACCAGCCTGACCGGCGGCGTCGACTTCAGCATCTACATCGGCCCGATCTGCCTGGTCGCCTGCTACGTCGTGATCAACCCCGGCGTCCACGGCGGCTACGACCGGTCCACCGACCAGGTGCAGCTGACCGACGTCAACGGCGACGGCTACCCCGACTCGGTGCGCAGCACGTCCGACAACGACCTGCAGGTGCGGCTCAACCAGCACGGCAGGACCAACCTGCTCGAGTCGGTGACCAACCCGCTCGGCGGGCAGTTCCGCCTCGACTACGAGCGGACCGGCAACACCACGACCAGCCCCGAGTCCACGTGGGTGATGAAGAGCGTCGAGATGGAGGACGGGCGCTCCGGCGACGGGGTCGACGTCCAGAAGTCGACCTTCGACTACTCGGGCGCGCTCTGGGACCCGGCCCTGCGGGAGCAGCTCGGGTTCAGCAAGGTGGTCGAGAAGCAGCTCGGCGCCGGCGGCGCGACCCTGCGCTCCTTCGAGCGCACCTACCGCAACGCCACCCCGTTCGACGAGGGCCTCCTGGTGCGCGAGACCACCAAGGACGCGAGCGGCGCCACGCTGCAGGACCGGAGGTACGCCTACGCCCTGCTCGACGCGGACCCGCACAGCCCCGACTTCGGGTCCACGGTCGACGCAACCGGGCTCCCGGCCGTCGGCGCCGCCGACCGGTTCGACCTGCTCGACCGGGCGATGGACCCGGTGCTCACCCGCGACGACCTGCGCGGCTACGACGCCGCGGGGCACGAGCAGCAGCAGCTCACCGACTACACCTACGACGAGCTCGGCAACGTCAAGGGCGTCCACGACGGCAACGAGTCGGAGACCACGGGCGACGACACCTTCACCCAGGTCACCTACCCGCAGTGCGCCACGCGCTCGGGCGACCGCGTGCTGGGTCCGGACGACAGCTGGGTGTCGGTCCCGCAGACGGTCACCGTCTTCGGCAGCGACCACGCGGGTGGCGACGTCATGCAACGTCGCGACGGGGGCCCGGACCTGTGCGTCAACGCGGCGCCCGTGCGCCTGGCGGAGCTGGTCTCCCCGGCCTCGCAGAACGACTGCCACCAGGACCTCTACGGCATCACGGAGATGACCTTCGACGCCCACGGCAGCGTCAACTCCGTGGCGCGGCCGGACAGCGAGCGGCCCGCGTGCGACGACTACCCGGCGGCCCACGTCGAGTCCGACGACCTCACCTTCGACGGCTGCTCGTCGCTGGACGCCGAGGCGGACGCGCGGCGCTCCTGCGTCGACTACGTCTTCGACCCGCACCGGTTCACCGACATCGCCGAGGTGACCGACAACCACGGCATCGGCTCGAGCGCGACCTACGACCCGCTGACGGGACGGCTGGCCACCCGCACGGACGAGAACGGCAACGTCACCTCGTTCACCTACGACGCGCTCGGCCGCACCGCCTCGGTGGCAGCCCCCCGCGAGCACGGCGACGGCAGGACGACGATCACCTTCGAGCACGGGCCGTCCAGCGCCAGGCTCGACCCGAGCGGTCCCCACATCTGGGCGGCGGCGCACCAGTACGACGCCTTCCACCCGGCCAACACGATCGACACCGCGACGTTCGTCGACGGTCTCGGACGCGTGGTGCAGCACAAGCGCGACGCCAACGTCGACGGCGTCGACGCCGAGGTGCGCGTGGTCGAGGGGGCCGTGGAGTACGACGCCCTCGGGCGCGCCACCAAGGAGTGGTACCCCACGGTCGAGCGTGCCTCGGCGCGCCCTCTGTCGGCGTACAACACCAACACCTCGGAGTCCGGCCAGGCCGACGCCGGCGTCCCGGTGACCGCACCGTTCGTCCGCACCTTCGACCTGCTCGACCGGCTGACCAAGCAGGTGCTGCCGGACGGGTCGCAGGAGACCATGGCCTACGACTACGCGGTGATCCCCGACCCGAACCACGTCTACAGCAGCGTCGCGGACGGCCCCCTCACGCTGGCGCACCTGACCAGCACCGACGTGCTGGGCAAGAAGGACGAGGCCTGGTCCGACGTCGGTGACGCGGTCTACCTCCGCAAGGAGACGCCGGTCTCCGCGAACAACCCGGACGGCTCCGCCGGCCCGATGGCGTCGCTGCCCTCGGCCAGCCCGGTGATCGCCGCTCGGCGGGTCAAGGCCTCGGTCGGCACGCCGGGACCGATCAGCACCTACTACGAGTACGACCGGCTGGGACGCCTGACGGCCGTCGTCGACGCGGCGGGTGCGCGCACCACCCACGTCTACGACCCGAAGGACAACGACATCGCCACGACGACGCCCGACGGCGGGCTGGTCGCCCGCACGTTCGCGCCGGCCGGCAACGCGCTGACCGAGACGCGGGCACGTGGCACCACGGCGACGTACCTCTGGGACCGCGACCGGATGGTCGGCACGGACTACTCCGACAGCACCCCCGACGTGAGCTACACCTACGGCGAGGCCGGCGCGGACGAGAACGGCGCCGGGCGCGTGGTCGAGGTCGTCGACGGTGCGATGGACCGCACCTACGGCTACGACGTCGACGGCAACGTCGCGCGCGAGACCGCGACGCAGGACCCCGACCCGTTCGGCAAGGGCGCGGTCGACGACCCGGCGTCGTGGACCACGAGGTGGGCCTACGACAGCCTCGCGCGGGTCAAGCGGCTGACCTATCCCAACGGTGAGGTGCTCGAGCACGACTACGACCTGGGCGGGCGGCCGACCAGCCTGGTCTCGCACACGCCGCAGAGCGACCTCTACGACCAGTACGGCAACGTGGTCCACCGACCCGACCTGGTCCTGCACTACGTCGACGGCGTGACCTACGACCAGTTCGGCGCGACGGTGTCGCGGATGGACGGCAACGGCGTCCGCACGCGCTCGACCTACGAGCCGACGCGTCGCTTCCTGGCCTCGGTGAAGACCGACTCGACCGTCAAGCAGCAGTACGACGGGTCGACGTCGGTGGCACGTCCGCTGCAGCGCCTGCAGTACACCTACGACGCGGCCGGCAACGTGCGCGACGCGGTCAACCGGCTCTACGACAACGGCACCGCCACCAAGGTGACCGGCCTCGGCCCGGTCCCGGAGAACAACGTCCCCGGGCCGTCGCAGCAGGCCTACACCTACGACGGCTTCTACCGCCTCACCGGCGGGGTGGGCACCTATGTCGACCGGCAGCAGAACCGCGACTTCAACCTCACGGTCGACTACGCCCCCAACGGCAACCTGCTCGGCAAGACGCAGGCGACCACGACCACCGGGACGACCGGCAAGACCGGCGGCAAGAAGGGCACGGCGGCGGCGTCGCTGGCGTCGGCGGGACTGGTGCTGTCCGCGTCCACGGTGCGGGCCGGCAAGCCCGGTCCCGGAGGTGGCGGCACGACGACCACCACGACCTGCGACTCCGACACCACCTCCGGTGGCGGCACGGCCAACCAGGACCTGCACAACACGTTCACCCAGACCGCCTCGGACGTGGAGTACCTCAAGAACGCCGACGGCACGACCTCGCACAAGCTCAAGAAGCGGGGTCCGCGCACCTACACCTACGACGCGACGGGCAACCTGACGGGCTGGCGCGAGCCGTGTGCCGGCGGGACGAGCGAGGTCCGGCGCAGCTGGGAGTGGGACGCGGAGAACCGGGTGACGCGGATCCACGACGGCAACAACGACACCGTCTACCGCTACGACGCCGAGGGTGACCGGACGCTCGAGTGGGGCCCGGGCGGGCACCTGTGGTTCGTCAACGACCACTGGAACACCGCCAACGACGGCCACCGCTACGCCAACGTCTACCTCGGCACCGAGCTGGTGGCGATCCACCGCACCAGTCCCGACAAGGTGCAGACGCAGCCGGCGTCGTGCACGGACACGACCGAGACCATGTGCGCCTGCCCGAAGGGCGGCGCGTGCGTGGTCGCGGCGGCGACGTCCTGCTCGAGCGGGCAGCTCTACGACCCGGGGACGAGCACCTGCCAGCCCCGTCCCGAGGTCAACATCCACCACCTGCACAAGGATCTGCAGGGGAGCCTGCGGGTGGCCACCGACGAGGTGGGCGGGGTGTTCCAGTACCTCGACTACCTCCCGACGGGCAAACCATGGGTGCTCGGGCAGAGCACGATCAAGGACACGCCCTACCTCTTCGGGAGCGGCTGGACCGACGCGACCTACGACCTGGTCAACTTCGGCGCCCGCTGGTTCGCCCCACGCGAGCAGGCGTTCCTCAGCCCGGAGCCGCTGCTGGCCGAGGACCCGATGGCCGCGGTCGACGACCCCTCGCTGCTGTCGGCCTACACCTACGCGGCCGCCAACCCGCTGCGCTACGTCGACCCGACCGGGGGGGCGCCCCGCGAGGCGTTCGACTTCGGGACCGACTTCAGCAAGCACCAGCGTGGGACGTTCACCATCTCCGACGAGAGCCGGGCCAAGCGCCCCGGTCCCGCCATCACGTTCGGCGGTCGCAACGACGGCACGACCCAGAAGCGGATCGATGCCTGGGACGACGCGAACAGCAAGGCGGGCGAGTTCTCGACCGCGCTCAAGATCGAGCAGGGCGACGACGGCTCGTGGAAGGTGAAGTTCTTCGGGGTCGGCAAGAAGGACGCCAAGAAGAGCCCGGCGCCCGACCCGCAGGCGGGTGACAGCGGGGACGACGACGCGGCTGCGCCTCAGGCGGCGCCGACGGTCGCCGACCCGCAGGCGCCGAACGCCGTGCCGGCCGCGGCCGCCCAGCCGGGTGGGGCCGGGGCCGACGACGCCGGGGCGGCCCAGGCGGCGCCTCCCGCGGCAGCGCCGGCCGACGCGGCCGCTGCGGGCGACGACGCCGGTGGCGACCAGCCCGCGCCGCCGCCCCCGCCGCCCCCGCCGCCGGCCCCCGCGGCACCGGCAGCACCGGGGCCCGACAAGGAGTGA
- a CDS encoding MFS transporter codes for MTSRTGAPARLGAWGFVAWFGIVALLGDILYEGARSITGPLLASFGASAALVGLVSGIGEGAALLLRLVSGPAVDHSGRFWEWTIAGYVITAVSVPFLGLASALWIACALVILERVGKAVRAPAKDTLLSHATAVTGRGRGFAVHEALDQFGALVGPLLVAGMLWLTGDDYGPSLLVLAVPGVGLVALVLWLRRQVPDPAAYEDHPAAHASPGSVAHVDRLPGLFWAYAGFTALTMAGFATFSVLSFHLVTTGMMAAAVVPLLYAGAQLVDAAAALLSGWGYDARGPVVLFSLPAVAALVPVLGFSGTVWVAAAGCLLWGVALGIQESTMRATVADLVGPGRRATAYGVFAAVVGVAATLGGTLAGALYDVSVTWLFVVTVALQLLATVVLALTLRRRGAG; via the coding sequence GTGACCTCACGCACAGGTGCACCGGCTCGCCTCGGCGCCTGGGGCTTCGTGGCCTGGTTCGGGATCGTGGCGCTGCTCGGCGACATCCTCTACGAGGGCGCCCGGTCGATCACCGGGCCGCTGCTCGCGTCGTTCGGCGCGAGCGCCGCGCTGGTCGGGCTGGTCTCCGGGATCGGTGAGGGCGCGGCGCTCCTGCTCCGCCTGGTCTCCGGCCCGGCGGTCGACCACAGCGGGCGCTTCTGGGAGTGGACGATCGCGGGCTACGTGATCACCGCGGTCAGCGTGCCCTTCCTCGGGCTCGCGTCGGCCCTCTGGATCGCCTGTGCGCTGGTCATCCTCGAGCGGGTCGGCAAGGCCGTCCGCGCACCGGCCAAGGACACGCTCCTCTCCCACGCCACCGCGGTCACCGGCCGCGGCCGCGGGTTCGCCGTCCACGAGGCGCTCGACCAGTTCGGCGCGCTGGTCGGGCCGCTCCTGGTGGCCGGGATGCTGTGGCTGACCGGCGACGACTACGGCCCCTCCCTGCTGGTGCTGGCCGTCCCGGGCGTCGGCCTCGTCGCGCTCGTGCTGTGGCTGCGCCGGCAGGTGCCCGACCCCGCCGCCTACGAGGACCACCCGGCAGCCCACGCCTCCCCCGGCTCCGTCGCGCACGTCGACCGCCTGCCCGGGCTGTTCTGGGCCTACGCCGGCTTCACCGCCCTCACCATGGCGGGGTTCGCGACGTTCAGCGTGCTGTCGTTCCACCTGGTCACCACCGGGATGATGGCCGCCGCCGTCGTCCCGCTGCTCTACGCCGGCGCCCAGCTGGTCGACGCGGCCGCCGCCCTGCTCAGCGGCTGGGGGTACGACGCCCGGGGCCCGGTCGTGCTGTTCTCGCTCCCGGCCGTCGCGGCCCTCGTCCCCGTGCTCGGGTTCAGCGGCACGGTCTGGGTCGCCGCCGCGGGCTGCCTGCTGTGGGGCGTGGCGCTGGGCATCCAGGAGTCGACCATGCGCGCCACCGTGGCCGACCTCGTCGGCCCCGGCCGGCGTGCGACGGCGTACGGCGTGTTCGCGGCGGTCGTCGGGGTGGCCGCGACGCTGGGTGGCACCCTCGCCGGCGCGCTGTACGACGTCTCGGTGACCTGGCTGTTCGTGGTGACCGTCGCGCTGCAGCTGCTCGCGACGGTCGTCCTGGCGCTCACCCTGCGCCGCCGCGGCGCAGGCTGA